The Desulfuromonas sp. genomic sequence ACGGCATTGACCTGATCCGCCAGGTGCGAGGCAGCAGCGGTTTTCGGTTTATGCCGATTATCATGCTGACAACCGAATCGCAAGATCAAAAAAAACAGGAAGGCAAATCAGCCGGAGCGTCCGGCTGGATCGTCAAGCCGGTCAAGCCGGAGCAGCTCAGAACCGTAATCAGCATGGTGATGTCTTAACCGCTAACCAGCTGGCGTGCAGTAGCTGATTAAACAACGAAATAACAGAAGCATAATCACAACAAAATGGAGATGTAATGAACTTTCTCGGATCGATAAACATCAGGTACAAACTGTCCCTGTTGGTTGGCCTTTTTCTGATCACCTTTGTGGTCAACTCGGGTGTTCTTATTTTTGGCAGCCGCGACTCAATGATGGATGACCGGAAGGCGAAACTGCAAAATATTGTCGAGTCTGCGTATTCGACGGCCAAGCATTATTACGATCAGGCCCAGGCGGGAGAAATGCTTGATACCCAGGCCCGGCAACTTGCTCTCGAGGCGATCGAATGGATGCGCTATGGTGATAACGGTTATATCTGGATCAACGATTTCCAGCCGCGCATGATCATGCATCCGTTTGTTAAAAAACTCGAGGGGCAGGATATCAGTGATTTCAAGGATCCGAACGGTAAACGCCTGTTTTCCGAAATGGTCAAGGTGACTGAGGCTAAAGGGGGCGGTTTTGTTGATTATGTCTGGCAAAAGGGTGATGACTCGAATTATCTGGCGCCCAAGCTCTCCTATGTCAAGGGGTTCAAGCCCTGGGGCTGGGTGATCGGCACCGGGGTTTACATTGAGGATGTCGATGCTGCCTTCTATTCGCATCTGATCGAAACAGGTGTTGTTGTTGTCCTGATCATTGCCTTATTGACATTATTGGCTTATTTCATTGGCCGCAGTATTTCGCGGCCGCTCAACCTGGCGGTGGAGGTTGCCAATGATCTTGCTGCCGGCGATACGAGCCGGGATATTCCGGTCGATACCCGGGATGAAGCCGGGCAGCTGCTCAAAGCGATGCGCAAGATGAATCGCTCTTCACGTGACGCAGCGGCAGTTGCGAAGCAGATTGCCGAAGGCAAACTCAATATTGAAATACAACGACGCTCGGAAAAAGATGAACTGATGCAGGCCCTGAAGTCAATGGCGATGCGTCTGACCGATGTTGTCAGCGGGGTTCAGGCCTCGGCCGAGAATGTTGCCAGTGGCAGTCAGGCGATGAACGACAGCTCGATGCAGATGTCACAGGGCGCCTCGGAGCAGGCGGCCGCAGCCGAAGAGGCATCATCCTCGGTTGAAGAGATGGCGGCCAATATCCGACAAAACGCCGATAACGCCATGCAGACCGAGAAGATTGCCATTCAGGCGGCCAATCAGACTCGTGAGGGAGGGGTAGCGGTTGATCAGACAGTCAACGCGATGCGCGAAATTGTTGAAAAAATCAATATCATCGAAGAGATTGCCCGCCAGACCAACCTGCTGGCCCTGAATGCGGCGATTGAGGCGGCCCGGGCCGGTGAACATGGCAAGGGGTTTGCGGTTGTCGCCGCCGAAGTCCGTAAGCTCGCCGAGCGGAGTCAGGTTGCAGCCGGGGAAATCGGTGAATTGTCGGCGTCGAGTGTCGAAGTTGCCGAGCGGGCCGGTGAACTGCTCGATACAATTGTTCCTGATATTCAGAAAACTGCAGAACTGGTTCAGGAGATTGCGGCCGCCAGCCGCGAGCAGGATGCCGGTTCCGAACAGATCAACCGGGCGATTCAGAATC encodes the following:
- a CDS encoding two-component system response regulator, yielding MRKKILIVDDSATVRQVLSTTLRETGYEVVEASDGQEALAFLDERQSDEINMLITDLNMPKMDGIDLIRQVRGSSGFRFMPIIMLTTESQDQKKQEGKSAGASGWIVKPVKPEQLRTVISMVMS
- a CDS encoding chemotaxis protein; protein product: MNFLGSINIRYKLSLLVGLFLITFVVNSGVLIFGSRDSMMDDRKAKLQNIVESAYSTAKHYYDQAQAGEMLDTQARQLALEAIEWMRYGDNGYIWINDFQPRMIMHPFVKKLEGQDISDFKDPNGKRLFSEMVKVTEAKGGGFVDYVWQKGDDSNYLAPKLSYVKGFKPWGWVIGTGVYIEDVDAAFYSHLIETGVVVVLIIALLTLLAYFIGRSISRPLNLAVEVANDLAAGDTSRDIPVDTRDEAGQLLKAMRKMNRSSRDAAAVAKQIAEGKLNIEIQRRSEKDELMQALKSMAMRLTDVVSGVQASAENVASGSQAMNDSSMQMSQGASEQAAAAEEASSSVEEMAANIRQNADNAMQTEKIAIQAANQTREGGVAVDQTVNAMREIVEKINIIEEIARQTNLLALNAAIEAARAGEHGKGFAVVAAEVRKLAERSQVAAGEIGELSASSVEVAERAGELLDTIVPDIQKTAELVQEIAAASREQDAGSEQINRAIQNLDQVIQQNAAAAEEMASTSEELSSQSETMREMMQFFEIGELESLSRVSPRKTPQTFAARQNVLEAPVHPAPVKKLRSGGNGSKVNQSKVDATGGQALLDKDFENF